A single Triticum dicoccoides isolate Atlit2015 ecotype Zavitan chromosome 2A, WEW_v2.0, whole genome shotgun sequence DNA region contains:
- the LOC119354601 gene encoding zinc finger A20 and AN1 domain-containing stress-associated protein 9-like isoform X2: MAQESWKESEETVQTPEAPILCVNNCGFFGSSMTNNMCSKCYRDFIKATTMAAPVVEKVFSVASSSSVTLEQAKADEVPAVAVADGQAAQEPPKPPSNRCLSCRKKVGLTGFQCRCGGTFCSMHRYADSHECTFDYKKAGREQIAKQNPVVIAEKINKI; the protein is encoded by the coding sequence ATGGCACAAGAGAGCTGGAAGGAGTCTGAGGAGACTGTCCAAACTCCTGAGGCACCAATATTGTGTGTAAACAACTGCGGCTTCTTCGGTAGCAGCATGACGAACAACATGTGCTCCAAGTGCTACAGGGACTTCATTAAGGCCACGACAATGGCTGCCCCTGTAGTGGAGAAGGTGTTCTCAGTGGCATCATCTTCCAGTGTGACCTTGGAGCAAGCAAAGGCAGATGAAGTACCAGCCGTGGCTGTAGCTGATGGCCAAGCAGCACAGGAGCCTCCAAAGCCGCCCAGCAACAGATGTCTTTCATGCCGCAAGAAGGTAGGCTTGACCGGTTTCCAGTGCCGGTGCGGGGGAACATTCTGCTCCATGCACCGCTACGCTGACTCCCACGAATGCACTTTCGACTACAAGAAGGCTGGCCGGGAGCAGATTGCCAAGCAGAACCCTGTTGTGATAGCCGAGAAGATCAACAAGATATGA
- the LOC119354601 gene encoding zinc finger A20 and AN1 domain-containing stress-associated protein 9-like isoform X1, whose product MDNDQNECIEASAGYHRPPYETHALSLEDPRSPLAAMAQESWKESEETVQTPEAPILCVNNCGFFGSSMTNNMCSKCYRDFIKATTMAAPVVEKVFSVASSSSVTLEQAKADEVPAVAVADGQAAQEPPKPPSNRCLSCRKKVGLTGFQCRCGGTFCSMHRYADSHECTFDYKKAGREQIAKQNPVVIAEKINKI is encoded by the exons ATGGATAATGATCAAAACGAATGCATTGAGGCCTCTGCTGGCTACCACCGGCCGCCCTATGAGACCCATGCCTTGTCATTGGAAGATCCTCGAAG CCCGTTGGCAGCAATGGCACAAGAGAGCTGGAAGGAGTCTGAGGAGACTGTCCAAACTCCTGAGGCACCAATATTGTGTGTAAACAACTGCGGCTTCTTCGGTAGCAGCATGACGAACAACATGTGCTCCAAGTGCTACAGGGACTTCATTAAGGCCACGACAATGGCTGCCCCTGTAGTGGAGAAGGTGTTCTCAGTGGCATCATCTTCCAGTGTGACCTTGGAGCAAGCAAAGGCAGATGAAGTACCAGCCGTGGCTGTAGCTGATGGCCAAGCAGCACAGGAGCCTCCAAAGCCGCCCAGCAACAGATGTCTTTCATGCCGCAAGAAGGTAGGCTTGACCGGTTTCCAGTGCCGGTGCGGGGGAACATTCTGCTCCATGCACCGCTACGCTGACTCCCACGAATGCACTTTCGACTACAAGAAGGCTGGCCGGGAGCAGATTGCCAAGCAGAACCCTGTTGTGATAGCCGAGAAGATCAACAAGATATGA